The Babylonia areolata isolate BAREFJ2019XMU chromosome 22, ASM4173473v1, whole genome shotgun sequence genome contains a region encoding:
- the LOC143296879 gene encoding uncharacterized protein LOC143296879 isoform X2, whose translation MLQPSYRAAERLALSPPSLHAGPSRPARVDTPPETHRANERLAPSPSSLHTQPSRPARVDTPPTESKARWKLYIRIPSFRLPRVSLKRVPFCLRKIIAGTVTPRGQLPKHA comes from the exons ATGTTGCAGCCATCATACAGAGCAGCTGAAAGGCTGGCACTATCACCACCTTCACTGCATGCCGGGCCGTCACGGCCTGCTCGTGTGGACACCCCACCG gaaacacacagagcaaatgaAAGGCtggcaccatcaccatcttcactgCATACCCAGCCGTCACGCCCTGCTCGTGTGGACACCCCACCG ACGGAATCAAAGGCACGATGGAAACTTTACATACGGATCCCTTCTTTCCGCCTTCCACGTGTGAGTCTGAAGCGGGTGCCGTTTTGTCTACGG AAAATCATTGCCGGCACTGTCACACCACGAGGGCAGCTTCCCAAACACGCATGA
- the LOC143296879 gene encoding uncharacterized protein LOC143296879 isoform X1 — protein MEIRVCGSPRVPGQCCQNRHSKDVQRNGPKETDPLQETAVILFFRHTHTHHTEQLKGWHYHHLHCMPGRHGLLVWTPHRKHTEQMKGWHHHHLHCIPSRHALLVWTPHRRNQRHDGNFTYGSLLSAFHV, from the exons atggaaATCCGAGTGTGTGGATCTCCACGTGTACCCGGTCAGTGCTGTCAGAACCGACacagcaaggacgtacaacgaaacgGGCCGAAAGAAACGGACCCTCTACAGGAGACTGCGGTCATCCTCtttttccgtcacacacacac CCATCATACAGAGCAGCTGAAAGGCTGGCACTATCACCACCTTCACTGCATGCCGGGCCGTCACGGCCTGCTCGTGTGGACACCCCACCG gaaacacacagagcaaatgaAAGGCtggcaccatcaccatcttcactgCATACCCAGCCGTCACGCCCTGCTCGTGTGGACACCCCACCG ACGGAATCAAAGGCACGATGGAAACTTTACATACGGATCCCTTCTTTCCGCCTTCCACGTGTGA